The Humulus lupulus chromosome 4, drHumLupu1.1, whole genome shotgun sequence genome has a window encoding:
- the LOC133831329 gene encoding probable purple acid phosphatase 20, translating to MKIIGKQKMVPLFLALAMACAILLSGSVHSYNRPPPREDIRVDYTKDDDEPDSSPQQVHISLVGEDQMRISWITQGSGPATVEYGVSPGVYGYTKSGSTSSYRYATYESGSIHDVVIGPLSPNTVYYYRCGDASSPEFTLKTPPAAFPIKFVLAGDLGQTGWTTSTLDHIAKSNYDILVLPGDLSYADIIQPRWDSFGRLVEPLARQRPWMVTQGNHEIEKIPVVHNTPFTAYNARWPMPFQESASDSNLYYSFDAAARGVHVIMLGSYTDFGKDSAQYKWLEGDLRKVDRKQTPWLVVVLHAPWYNSNTAHQGEPESNDMKAAMEELLYSARVDVVFAGHVHAYERFTRVYNDKADKCGPIYITIGDGGNREGLATKYIDPKPEISIFREASFGHGQLEFLNGSHAHWTWHRNQDDVAVESDSFLFTSLSFDPTCKL from the exons ATGAAGATTATTGGAAAACAAAAAATGGTTCCGCTGTTTCTGGCGTTGGCTATGGCTTGCGCGATCTTGCTCTCCGGCAGTGTACACTCGTACAACCGCCCACCGCCACGAGAAGATATTAGGGTTGATTACACCAAAGACGATGATGAGCCTGATTCTTCTCCACAACag GTACATATATCTTTGGTTGGAGAAGACCAAATGAGAATATCATGGATAACACAGGGGTCAGGTCCAGCAACAGTAGAATATGGTGTATCTCCTGGGGTTTATGGATATACCAAGAGTGGATCTACTTCTTCGTACCGCTACGCAACGTACGAGTCAGGTTCCATTCATGATGTGGTGATTGGTCCCTTAAGCCCAAACACTGTATATTACTATCGATGTGGCGATGCCTCTTCTCCTGAATTCACTCTCAAAACCCCACCAGCTGCCTTCCCCATCAAATTTGTACTTGCAG GTGATCTTGGGCAAACCGGTTGGACAACTTCAACTCTGGATCACATAGCAAAATCAAACTACGACATTTTGGTACTTCCGGGAGACCTCTCCTACGCCGACATCATTCAGCCCAGGTGGGACTCCTTCGGCCGCCTGGTGGAGCCACTCGCGCGCCAGCGCCCATGGATGGTCACCCAAGGAAATCACGAGATCGAGAAGATCCCCGTCGTCCACAACACCCCCTTCACTGCCTACAACGCCCGCTGGCCCATGCCCTTCCAGGAGAGCGCCTCCGACTCCAACCTCTACTATTCCTTCGACGCGGCGGCGCGTGGTGTCCACGTCATCATGCTTGGGTCGTACACCGATTTTGGCAAGGACTCCGCCCAGTACAAGTGGCTGGAGGGAGACTTGAGGAAGGTGGATAGGAAACAGACTCCGTGGTTGGTGGTTGTTCTCCACGCGCCTTGGTATAACTCGAATACTGCTCACCAGGGCGAACCCGAGTCAAACGACATGAAAGCTGCCATGGAGGAACTTCTCTATAGTGCACGCGTTGATGTCGTTTTTGCTGGTCACGTGCATGCCTACGAACGTTTT ACCCGTGTATATAATGACAAAGCCGATAAGTGTGGTCCAATATATATCACAATTGGAGATGGTGGCAACCGGGAAGGCCTTGCTACGAA GTACATAGATCCAAAACCGGAAATTTCAATCTTCAGAGAGGCTAGTTTTGGACATGGACAACTGGAGTTTTTGAATGGGAGCCATGCACACTGGACGTGGCACCGGAATCAAGATGACGTGGCAGTTGAGAGTGACTCATTTTTGTTTACGAGTCTTTCATTTGATCCTACTTGTAAATTGTAA
- the LOC133833004 gene encoding uncharacterized protein LOC133833004: protein MDPDFEIFDSSSFEEEEEEEIILALAIEEERLGNERGSTSHRRSIPRRAFIQRNSLEGHQRLFQDYFSESPTYPPNLFRRRFRMQHHLFLRIQAKVEAYEPYFVQRRDAAKRLGHSSLQKITVAMRILAYGVSGDFVDEYLWIAENTATKCLKKFIKAIIGIFSHEYLRSPNENDIARLCAVGDSRGFPGMLGSCHNDINVLEHSYVFRELAEGHASKVNYSINGNDYSMGYYLADGIYPSWSTFVKTIHAPHVRKNKHFAATQELARKDVERAFGVLQARFAFVRGPARFYDRQTLKEIMMACIILHNMIIEDERHTYLRVEDFVYEQSDEITEEPMSHEHTNEFVNFIQRHHHIRDRGIHFQLQSDLIEHLWEIYSKS from the exons ATGGATCCCGACTTTGAGATATTTGACTCTTCGTCatttgaggaggaggaggaggaggaaataATTTTAGCTCTTGCTATTGAAGAAGAACGCTTGGGTAATGAAAGAGGCTCAACATCGCATCGTAGGTCTATTCCCCGACGTGCATTCATTCAAAGAAATTCGCTTGAAGGCCATCAACGCCTCTTTCAAGATTATTTTTCTGAGTCCCCGACGTATCCACCGAATTTATTCCGTAGGAGGTTTCGAATGCAACATCATCTTTTCTTGCGTATTCAAGCCAAAGTCGAAGCATATGAACCATATTTCGTCCAAAGAAGAGATGCTGCTAAAAGACTGGGTCATTCCTCGCTTCAAAAAATAACTGTTGCAATGAGAATATTAGCTTATGGAGTCTCTGGAGATTTTGTAGATGAATACTTGTGGATTGCAGAAAATACAGCAACCAAGTGTTTGAAAAAATTCATTAAGGCTATCATTGGCATATTCTCCCATGAATACTTAAGATCCCCAAATGAGAACGATATAGCTAGATTGTGCGCAGTTGGAGATAGTCGTGGGTTTCCTGGGATGTTAGGAA GCTGCCATAATGATATTAATGTCCTAGAACACTCTTATGTTTTTAGAGAGCTTGCTGAAGGACATGCTTCAAAGGTCAACTACTCAATAAATGGAAATGACTATTCGATGGGTTACTATCTTGCCGATGGTATATATCCTTCATGGTCGACGTTTGTCAAAACAATTCATGCTCCACATGTCCGTAAAAATAAACATTTTGCAGCAACTCAAGAATTAGCAAGAAAAGATGTAGAACGAGCTTTTGGAGTGCTTCAAGCTCGATTTGCTTTTGTACGTGGACCGGCACGATTTTATGATCGACAAACACTTAAGGAGATTATGATGGCATGCATTATTTTGCATAATATGATCATAGAAGACGAGCGACATACTTATCTTCGAGTAGAAGACTTTGTTTATGAACAAAGCGATGAAATAACCGAAGAGCCTATGTCCCATGAGCATACAAATGAATTTGTAAACTTCATTCAACGCCATCATCACATTCGAGATCGAGGAATTCATTTTCAACTTCAGTCGGATCTTATTGAACATTTATGGGAAATATATAGTAAATCTTAA
- the LOC133833005 gene encoding uncharacterized protein LOC133833005, whose amino-acid sequence MDSINGVDQSKYSFWSRVHEYYEKNKKSISSERSSCSIRNKWSTIQLATNKFCGALAQIERRSPSGANEQDKIEKAKEFYRKSVAEGSSMKAKRRSIIRDGHAPEFIDEDTAAPSLDVNLERPIGKKDAKKRKRQEDNSTNLTDLVIEIKGERIKSNVEKGEIRKEYARIAKERLELDKQKEENEIMRRKLEIMRVDVSTLSPTQQEYFRTLQLEILKKQKSRKP is encoded by the exons ATGGACTCAATCAATGGGGTTGATCAATCAAAATATTCATTTTGGTCTAGAGTTCATGAATATTATGAGAAAAACAAAAAATCTATATCTTCTGAACGTAGTTCATGCTCTATTAGAAATAAATGGTCTACTATCCAACTTGCTACAAATAAGTTTTGTGGGGCCTTAGCTCAAATTGAAAGAAGGTCTCCAAGTGGGGCTAATGAGCAAGATAAG AttgagaaagccaaagagttctACCGAA AATCTGTGGCTGAGGGTAGCAGTATGAAAGCTAAAAGAAGATCAATAATTCGAGATGGTCATGCACCAGAGTTCATAGATGAAGATACTGCAGCACCATCTTTAGATGTGAATTTAGAGAGACCAATTGGAAAGAAGGATGCAAAGAAGCGAAAGAGGCAAGAGGATAACTCTACCAATCTTACTGATCTGGTGATTGAAATAAAAGGGGAGAGAATCAAATCTAATGTTGAGAAGGGAGAAATTAGGAAAGAGTATGCCCGCATTGCAAAAGAAAGgcttgaattggataaacagaaAGAAGAGAATGAAATCATGAGGAGGAAGTTAGAAATTATGAGAGTAGATGTATCAACTTTATCTCCAACGCAACAAGAGTATTTTCGTACCCTCCAATTGGAAATACTTAAGAAACAAAAGTCTAGAAAGCCATGA